A stretch of DNA from Paenibacillus sp. FSL W8-0186:
TGCCGGCTTGTATGCTGTGTGGCTTGGGTGGCTGGCTGGGCAACTGAATATATGCAATCCTAAACGGACACAGGGGGCGTTATTTGTGAAAAAACGAGGATTCTTGAGAGCCAACGGACTTACGTTCCGCTATTGCTCCTCGAAGCCTGTTTATTGCAGTCAATTTGGTTGAATAACGGAACCAGTGTCCGTAAGCATAGCGAAAGGGGCCTATTTCCACGATTAGCGGATCTCCTGTCCGTTAGCGGTTGTTAGCGGGTGACCAGCTCCAGGAGTTCAGCCAATTCCACCATTTAATCCAACAGCTCCAACGTTCCCAGCAATCTCATCAGTCGAATCAGTCCGATCACTCCCATCACTCCCATCACTCCCATCACTCCCATTAGTCGCATTAGTCGCATAAATCGCATTTGTCCCATAATTCCCATGGTTCCTATCGTTCCTATCGTTTCCATCAATCCCATCAATCCCATCAATCCCATCAATCCCATCAATCCCATCAATCCCAACATTCCCACCCGTCCCCATCATTCTGCTCGATCCCAGCAAATTCACTCTCATGCTACACCGTAAATCCAGAGGTAATATTCCACAGCTTCTCGACAATGGCGGACAGCTGTCCGGCCGCAGCTTCGAGCTCGTTTATGGCGCTGAGCTGATCTTGGAAGCTTGCGCTGATTTGCTCCGTGCCGGCGGCGATTTCACTGGTCGAGACGGCGATATGGCTCATCACTCTCGATTTATGCAAGAAGATTCGTTTGTGCGGAGATTCCCGCATCACCTTGACCGGCTTAATTCAATTTGAATGGACGCTGAAAGCTTACTGAAAGAATTACATGTTTTGAAAAACAGCAAATAGCATTGCGAACTTTGGGTTTCCTGTGCTACTATAACGTTGTCACCGAAAACGTTACCGAAAAGGATTCCGATCCCATTTTCGGAAACGTTTCCGAAAACGCTACCATGTTTATTTCAAAGCGTTTTCATGACAACTGATATTCATTAAGGAAGAGGGGTCTAGACGATGAACAAGCTGAAGAAAATGCTGGGGATTATGCTTGTATTCACTCTGGTAACTGTGCTGGCTGCGGCATGCGGCAAGGGTGATAATTCGGCTGCCGGGGAGAATGGCGCCAAAGGCGAAGGAGCTTCTGGCGGAGCAAAAGAAATTTATTTCCTGAACTTCAAGCCGGAGATTGCGGAAGTATACGAGAAGATCGCCAAGGATTATGAAGCGGAAACAGGGGTTAAGGTCAAAGTTGTTACGGCAGCAAGCGGTACTTATGAAACGAAATTGAAATCGGAAATATCCAAGAAGGATGCGCCGACGATTTTTCAAATCAACGGACCTGTCGGCTATCAAGCATGGAAGGATTACACACTCGATCTGAAAGATACGAAGCTTTACAGTTACTTATCTGATCCAAGCCTCGCGGTGACAAGTGAAGGCGGCGTGTACGGCATACCTTACGTCGTGGAAGGCTACGGCATCATTTATAATGATGCGATCATGCAGAAATTCTTTGCGCTGCCGGATAAAGCGGTCTCCATTTCGTCCGCGTCCGAAATCAACAACTTTAGTACTTTGAAAGCGGTTGTCGAGGACATGACGGCGAAGAAGGATCAGCTTGGCATCAAAGGCGTATTTGCATCTACTTCGCTTGGCGCTGGCGAGCAATGGAGATGGCAGACGCACTTGGCCAACCTGCCGCTGTACTATGAATTCAAGGACAATACGGAGTTTGACAACACCGTACTGGCCGGTCTTGCAGCGAATGAAGTGCAGTTCAAATATGCGGACAACTTCAAGAACATTTTTGACCTGTATACGAACAATTCGGTGACGAAGGGAGCGCTGCTGGGAGGCAAATCCGTAGCCGACTCTATGGCTGAATTTGCGCTTGGCCAAGCGGCGATGGTTCAGAACGGGAACTGGGCCTGGGGCCAAATCAATGAAGTAGGCGGCAACGTGGTCAAGGCGGAGGATATCAAATTCCTACCGATCTACACCGGAGTTAGCGGCGAAGAGAAGCAAGGTCTGGCCATCGGTACCGAGAACTACCTTGCGATCAATAGCAAAGTGTCGCCTGAGAAGCAGCAGGCTTCAATCAATTTCCTGGAATGGCTGTTCACCAGTGATAAGGGAAAAGCTTATGTAACGCAGGAGCTGGGCTTTATCGCACCGTTCAATACGTTTAATGAAAACGAGAAGCCGGCTGACCCGCTGGCGAAAGAAGTGATGTCCTGGATGGAGAAGGATGTGACCTCTGTTCCTTGGACGTTCGCGGCGTTCCCGAGCGAGGAGTTCAAGAATCAGTTCGGTGATGCTTTGCTGCAATACGTTCAAGGCAACCAATCCTGGGATGAAGTTGTGAAGGTGTTCACGGAGAGCTGGGCAGCAGAAAAGGCAAAATGACGTCGGGTGTATGCGATGCCACTGGGTTACCAATAGAAGCCCAGTGGCATCAATCCCATTTCCATCCGATGATCGATGAATGAACAGGCATTCCGTTATCATCATCATGTTGAATACTGAGATAGGAGAAGAAAACATGCAAAAGTCGATGAAAAAATATTTTGCCCTTTTTGCATTGCCTACGATCATCGCCTTTTCGGTAGCTTTTGTTCTACCGTTCATATTAGGTGTATACCTCTCCTTCACGGAATTTACGACCGTGAACGATGCAAAGTGGGTAGGATTAAGCAATTACGTCAAAGCGTTCTCGAACCAGGACTTTTTGAATGCATTATGGTTTACAGTAAAATTCACTGTAGTTTCGGTACTGACAATCAATGTGTTCGCCTTCATTCTTGCGATGCTGCTCACCCGCGGGAAGAAAGGAACGAACCTGTTCCGCACGGTGTTCTTCATGCCGAATCTGATCGGCGGGATCGTGCTCGGTTACATCTGGCAGCTGATCATTAACGGCGTGCTGTATAAATTCGATCTCACTCTGACGTTCGATCCGAAGTACGGCTTTTGGGGACTCGTCGTGCTGATGAACTGGCAGCTGATCGGTTATATGATGATTATTTACGTCGCGGGTATACAGAACGTGCCTAAGGATGTCATTGAGGTGGCGAAAATCGACGGCGCCTCCCGGTTTCAGGTACTGCGCAACGTGACGCTGCCGCTCGTTATGCCATCGATTACAATTTGTCTGTTCCTAACCTTGTCGAACTCGTTCAAGCTGTTTGACCAGAACCTGGCTCTCACAGCAGGCGCGCCGGCGAAGCAGACGGCGATGCTGGCATTGGATATTTACAACACCTTCTATGGTAAGACGGGTTGGGAAGGCGTAGGCCAGGCCAAAGCGGTTGTATTTTTTGTCCTGGTGGCCTTGATTGCGCTTGTTCAACTGCTGATTACTAGAAGGAAGGAGGTTGAGAGCTGATGCAAAAGACAAACAAAGGAGCAGATACGCTCATCTTTCTGATTTTGTTCCTATTGGCGGTTGCCTTCATTTCTCCGATCCTGATCGTATTAATGAACTCATTTAAAGGAAAGTTCTTTATCAGCGATACCCCGTTTTTGCTGCCCAATAGCGAAACGTTTTCCGGGCTCAGCAACTATACGAGCGGGATCGCCAAGACGGATTTCATATCGGCGTTTGGCATGTCGCTGTTCATCACCGTTTTCTCCGTAGCCGTGATTGTCCTATTTACGTCCATGACCGCTTGGTATATAACGAGAGTCAAGACGAAATTCAATCAATTGCTGTATTACATTTTTGTATTCTCCATGATCGTGCCGTTCCAGATGGTGATGTTTACGATGACGAAGACGGCCAACGTCCTGAATCTCGACAACCCGGTCGGCATCATTCTCATTTACCTCGGCTTTGGCTCGGGATTATCCGTCTTTCTATTTAGCGGGTTCGTGAAGTCGATTCCGATCGAAATCGAAGAAGCAGTTATGATTGACGGCTGCAACCCCGCGCAGTCCTTCTTTAAGGTTGTGCTGCCGATCCTTAAGCCGATTGCGATCACGGTCGCCATTCTGAACGTCATGTGGGTATGGAACGACTACCTGCTCCCCGATCTCGTCATCGGAAGCGAGTACAAGACGATCCCGATTGCGATCCAGTACCTGAAAGGCGGATACGGCTCTATCGATATGGGTGCTATGATGGCCATGCTGGTGCTGGCGATCGTGCCGATCGTCATATTCTATTTGCTCTGTCAGAAGTATATTATAGAAGGCGTTGTTGCAGGGGCGGTCAAAGGCTGACGGCTGCTGTGTTTTGGACGGAATCCGCCTTGTTTTCTGGAACTTTAACTGCTATTCTAATGAAATGTATCCGGTGTAGCTGTTTAGATTACGATGTAAGGGAAGAACAAATATGGCTTCTATTACAATTAAAGATATTGCCAAGATGTGCGGCGTCGGGGTAACTACGGTTTCCAGAGCGATCAACAACCACCCCGATATTAGCGAAGAGACCAAGGCGATGATCATGCAGGTCATCAAAGACAATCATTACGTGCCGAACAACAGCGCGAGAAATTTGAAGCGTTCGGTGTCCAAGACGATCGCGGTGTTGATCAAGGGGATCACCAACCCGTTCTTCAACCCGATGATTCAGGTGTTCGAGCGGGAAATTCAGCGGAAGAAGTATTCCTTCATCCTGCAGCGCGTCGACGAGAAGCAGGATGAAATCGAAGTGGCGATCGAGCTGGAGAAGGAGAAGCGGCTGAAGGGCATTGTGTTCCTCGGCGGGTATTTCTCGCATTCCAAAGAGAAGCTGGATCAGTTAACCGTGCCGTTCGTGCTCAGTACGATCGGGATGACGGAAGAATTCGATCCTAACGATTACTCCTCCGTTTCGGTCGACGACGTCAAGGAGAGCTATAAAATCGTCGATTATTTATGCAATGAAGGACATCGCAAAATCGCGATCATTACCGCGCCAATGGATGACGTAAGTATTGGCAAGCTGAGATACGAAGGATATAAGAAAGCCTTGAAGCAGCACGGCATCGAATACAATGAGCGGCTGGTGCGCCCTATGCGGGAGGATATCGACAGCTACTCCATGGAGAACGGTTATGAGGTCACCAAGGAGCTGCTTCAGTCCGGTGAAGAGTTCACGGCGATTTACGCCGTATCCGACAGCCTCGCGATCGGGGCATGCAAAGCGATATTTGAAGCGGGCCTAAGCGTGCCTGAGGACTATTCTGTTGTAGGTTTTGACGGGCTGGATATTTCCTTCTATTATAATCCGTCGATCACGACCATCAAGCAGCCGACAGAGGAAATAGCGCAGGAGACGATTAAGATCTTATTTGATTTAATAGATAAAAAAATAACTCACGCCCATAAAACCTTCCCCGGCGAGCTGGTCATCCGGAATTCGACGAAACGTCTCAACTAGCGAAGCGGCTTGCTGCGCTGGAGGACAGGCCTGTTCAATCCGTGGAATGTTAAGAGCCCTGTCTCCCTTGCTAAGGGAGAACAGGGCTCTATGTATGAGGGCGTTACATCGTGATCAGCTATTGGCCCGGAACAGCCTTTTATCGAAAAATAAAATAACGACGAACAGGGCGATGGCGAGCAGCAGGACACAGGCTGGCAGGATGAAGGCCAGCAACGTCGCCGTACTTTGCATTTTGTAGTAGACGAGCATGCCGAAGGGCATCAATCCGCCGCCGATGATGCTGCACCATACGTGCAGCTTGGCCGTTCTGACCATGCTGATCTCTTTGAAGATATAGTAGAACATGCCGTAGGCGAACAAGGTCAGCCAGCCGACGACGAGAATATGGGCATGAGCGGGAGTCAGCGTGTAATCATATCGCCCAGCCATATCCGCACCGATCAAAGCGCCGATAAGAGAATAAATTGCCGCAATGCGGATTAACCATTTGCTGTATTTTACCATAACACACTCCCCGAATTTGAATGTAAGGCCCCTTCAATATAGAACGCGAATATGAACGCAATATGAACAAAGTATGTCAGTGCAGCTATGGCGGGCTATTCGTCAAGCTAGGCGAAGCATGCTACAATAGCGGGGAATGGAAAGGAGTGAGATAGCAATGGCATTGGAAGTCGATGTACAGGCCACCCCGAATCCGAACGCCGTGAAGATCAGCGCGAAGGAAGCGCTGTTCGAAGGCACGCGCAGCATATCCTTGAAGAGCGGCGAGGCAACGGATCATCCGCTGGCCAGCGCCCTTCTGGGCATTGAAGGCGTGGATAACATTTTTGGATTAAGAGATTTCGTGACGATTACAAAGAAGCCGGAAGCGGACTGGGATCCAATTCTGGAACAAGCGGAAGAAGCGTTCAAGAAAATTTACGGTTAACAAAATGTTGGTTTGCGATAAGTCTGCAGTAAGCGATTATACGGATTTATCTTTAGGTGAAATGGATGCTTTAGAAGAAAAAAGGCGATTCCTTAGGGAACCGTCTTTTTTTCTTGCTGTGTGTCACAAATCCGGCTCCTTTGCCGTCCCATGGGAAACAGCATAAAGGAGTTGGGAAAGATGAACGAATTAATATGCTTGGTTGTAGGCGGGGGTTACGCAGGAATAAATGCGATTCAATCTATCCGGCAAGCATTTCAAAAAGCAGGTGAGACAAGGAAGATACGAATTGTTCTGATCGATAAGGAGCCCTATCATTTGCGGAAGGTGCTGCTCTTTAAGCCTGCTGCCCATCAGGAGGAGATCACGATTCCTTTTACGCGCATGTTTTCGGATATCCAGGTTATTAGAGGAACTGTTGGAAGAATCGAGCATGATCAGAAGCAAGCTCGCTATCGGGATGGCGAAGGCAAGGAGCATACGCTTGCGTACGATATTGCCGTAGTTACGGTTGGCAGCATCGTAAGGCGGCCTAAACCTGATCAGGGGGGGATCGCTTTAACGGAGCTGAAGGCGGCTGCGGCAATACGTCAGCAATGGCAGGAGAATATGCGCCAGGCTGCAGAGGCGACGGATCCCGTGGAGAAGCAGCGGCTGCTGACTACGGTGGTGGCCGGGGCTGGCATTAGCGGAATCGAAAATTCGGCCGAACTGGCCTGGTTCATGCGCCAGGAAGCCGGGGCCCTGGAAATCGATCCGGAGATGATCAAGGTGTATTTGATCAATGCCCAGGCGAGGCTGTTCCCGGAGGGTCCTCTCAAAGTGGGGCGCAGGCTGGAACACAAGCTTCATAATTATGGCGTAACCGTGTTGCATGAAGTCAAGGCGCTTCAGGAAAAAGAGGGGATGGTGTCATTGTCAAGCGGCGAGGTTATCCCGGCGGGATTATGCGTGTGGACGCTAGGCTTGCTGCCGAATCCAGCACTAAGGGAGATGGGGCTGCCGCTTACGGCTGACGGGCAGGTTATCGTAGATGCAAGCTACCGGGTGCAAGGCATGCCGGGGATGTACAGCATTGGGGACTGCGCGAGAATCGTCGATCCGGCTACCGGCCGCGCTGACACCATGACATGCAAAGAAGGAGGCGCACAGGCGTCCAGATTGGGAGCGATTGTGCTGGCGGACTTGAACGGCCGCCCGGCTCCACAGCATAAGGGTTATATGGATGCGTACTGCTTCGGCTTGGGAGGGGAGCGGGGGATGGTCTGGACGCGGCAATGGGGGCTGGATATGATAATTACAGGCAGGCTGGGTTGGAAAATTCGCCAATATACTTGGGATATCGCAAGCCTGTTGAAGCAGCCCCATCGGAAACCGTGAAAGGACGATGCCAATGCATGAGCTTTATGAAAAATACAGAAGATTGCTGTTTACTCTCGCCTACCAGTTGACCGGTTCGGCAGCGGATGCGGAGGATGCG
This window harbors:
- a CDS encoding ABC transporter substrate-binding protein encodes the protein MNKLKKMLGIMLVFTLVTVLAAACGKGDNSAAGENGAKGEGASGGAKEIYFLNFKPEIAEVYEKIAKDYEAETGVKVKVVTAASGTYETKLKSEISKKDAPTIFQINGPVGYQAWKDYTLDLKDTKLYSYLSDPSLAVTSEGGVYGIPYVVEGYGIIYNDAIMQKFFALPDKAVSISSASEINNFSTLKAVVEDMTAKKDQLGIKGVFASTSLGAGEQWRWQTHLANLPLYYEFKDNTEFDNTVLAGLAANEVQFKYADNFKNIFDLYTNNSVTKGALLGGKSVADSMAEFALGQAAMVQNGNWAWGQINEVGGNVVKAEDIKFLPIYTGVSGEEKQGLAIGTENYLAINSKVSPEKQQASINFLEWLFTSDKGKAYVTQELGFIAPFNTFNENEKPADPLAKEVMSWMEKDVTSVPWTFAAFPSEEFKNQFGDALLQYVQGNQSWDEVVKVFTESWAAEKAK
- a CDS encoding sugar ABC transporter permease, which gives rise to MQKSMKKYFALFALPTIIAFSVAFVLPFILGVYLSFTEFTTVNDAKWVGLSNYVKAFSNQDFLNALWFTVKFTVVSVLTINVFAFILAMLLTRGKKGTNLFRTVFFMPNLIGGIVLGYIWQLIINGVLYKFDLTLTFDPKYGFWGLVVLMNWQLIGYMMIIYVAGIQNVPKDVIEVAKIDGASRFQVLRNVTLPLVMPSITICLFLTLSNSFKLFDQNLALTAGAPAKQTAMLALDIYNTFYGKTGWEGVGQAKAVVFFVLVALIALVQLLITRRKEVES
- a CDS encoding carbohydrate ABC transporter permease; translated protein: MQKTNKGADTLIFLILFLLAVAFISPILIVLMNSFKGKFFISDTPFLLPNSETFSGLSNYTSGIAKTDFISAFGMSLFITVFSVAVIVLFTSMTAWYITRVKTKFNQLLYYIFVFSMIVPFQMVMFTMTKTANVLNLDNPVGIILIYLGFGSGLSVFLFSGFVKSIPIEIEEAVMIDGCNPAQSFFKVVLPILKPIAITVAILNVMWVWNDYLLPDLVIGSEYKTIPIAIQYLKGGYGSIDMGAMMAMLVLAIVPIVIFYLLCQKYIIEGVVAGAVKG
- a CDS encoding LacI family DNA-binding transcriptional regulator; this encodes MASITIKDIAKMCGVGVTTVSRAINNHPDISEETKAMIMQVIKDNHYVPNNSARNLKRSVSKTIAVLIKGITNPFFNPMIQVFEREIQRKKYSFILQRVDEKQDEIEVAIELEKEKRLKGIVFLGGYFSHSKEKLDQLTVPFVLSTIGMTEEFDPNDYSSVSVDDVKESYKIVDYLCNEGHRKIAIITAPMDDVSIGKLRYEGYKKALKQHGIEYNERLVRPMREDIDSYSMENGYEVTKELLQSGEEFTAIYAVSDSLAIGACKAIFEAGLSVPEDYSVVGFDGLDISFYYNPSITTIKQPTEEIAQETIKILFDLIDKKITHAHKTFPGELVIRNSTKRLN
- a CDS encoding NifU N-terminal domain-containing protein → MALEVDVQATPNPNAVKISAKEALFEGTRSISLKSGEATDHPLASALLGIEGVDNIFGLRDFVTITKKPEADWDPILEQAEEAFKKIYG
- a CDS encoding FAD-dependent oxidoreductase — protein: MNELICLVVGGGYAGINAIQSIRQAFQKAGETRKIRIVLIDKEPYHLRKVLLFKPAAHQEEITIPFTRMFSDIQVIRGTVGRIEHDQKQARYRDGEGKEHTLAYDIAVVTVGSIVRRPKPDQGGIALTELKAAAAIRQQWQENMRQAAEATDPVEKQRLLTTVVAGAGISGIENSAELAWFMRQEAGALEIDPEMIKVYLINAQARLFPEGPLKVGRRLEHKLHNYGVTVLHEVKALQEKEGMVSLSSGEVIPAGLCVWTLGLLPNPALREMGLPLTADGQVIVDASYRVQGMPGMYSIGDCARIVDPATGRADTMTCKEGGAQASRLGAIVLADLNGRPAPQHKGYMDAYCFGLGGERGMVWTRQWGLDMIITGRLGWKIRQYTWDIASLLKQPHRKP